Proteins from a genomic interval of Papaver somniferum cultivar HN1 chromosome 4, ASM357369v1, whole genome shotgun sequence:
- the LOC113275204 gene encoding uncharacterized protein LOC113275204 isoform X1, with the protein MRRDLKPRVFCIPHFLLIMDPGNSSSAGPSSDSPPSYHEEKEIVWETKHDLFGKEDDSEDDKKKSTKDGKKKKAGDRGVPEGMVIFNAHRVRKNFPTDAMGIPVINPNIVYYVMIDGYYRKGRGGGFGAVLRCESGLPIAALAGVSETPVSGLYHVFQGMLAGFKLAHKKKVRYVIMSCNLDWAHWMMENCYNFYGQEKYPSHPGGEFDTFCIPYLKDTMGVHGDEFTLNHNIIKEIVLYRRRNLKGSIVVSGKRYFNQGADFLVKFLKGPGRKAKTFEPNEFPSGKLGEDQKKKYSHCQAHN; encoded by the coding sequence ATGCGCCGTGATCTGAAgccgagggttttctgcattccTCACTTTCTATTGATTATGGATCCTGGTAACAGTTCTAGTGCGGGTCCTTCTTCAGATTCTCCTCCTAGTTATCACGAGGAGAAAGAAATTGTGTGGGAAACAAAGCATGATCTTTTTGGGAAGGAAGATGATTCTGAAGATGATAAGAAGAAAAGCACTAAAGATGGTAAGAAGAAGAAGGCTGGTGACAGGGGTGTTCCTGAGggtatggttattttcaatgcTCATAGGGTTCGCAAAAATTTCCCTACTGACGCTATGGGGATCCCAGTGATCAACCCAAATATTGTTTACTATGTAATGATAGACGGCTATTACAGAAAGGGCAGAGGAGGAGGTTTTGGGGCAGTTTTGCGGTGTGAATCTGGTCTGCCCATTGCTGCTCTAGCTGGGGTTTCTGAAACACCGGTTTCAGGACTCTATCACGTCTTCCAGGGGATGCTAGCTGGTTTTAAACTCGCCCACAAGAAAAAGGTTAGATATGTCATCATGTCTTGCAATTTAGATTGGGCTCATTGGATGATGGAAAATTGTTACAACTTTTACGGTCAAGAAAAATATCCTAGTCATCCTGGAGGTGAATTTGAcacattttgcattccttatttgAAGGACACTATGGGGGTGCATGGTGATGAATTTACTCTGAACCACAACATCATCAAAGAAATTGTACTTTACAGACGCCGTAATTTAAAAGGCTCTATTGTAGTATCTGGGAAAAGGTATTTTAACCAAGGGGCAGATTTCCTGGTAAAATTTCTGAAGGGACCGGGGCGCAAGGCAAAAACATTTGAACCCAATGAATTCCCGTCGGGAAAATTAggggaagaccaaaaaaaaaaatattctcattgtcaggcccacaattaa
- the LOC113275204 gene encoding uncharacterized protein LOC113275204 isoform X2 — protein MRRDLKPRVFCIPHFLLIMDPGNSSSAGPSSDSPPSYHEEKEIVWETKHDLFGKEDDSEDDKKKSTKDGKKKKAGDRGVPEGMVIFNAHRVRKNFPTDAMGIPVINPNIVYYVMIDGYYRKGRGGGFGAVLRCESGLPIAALAGVSETPVSGLYHVFQGMLAGFKLAHKKKDTMGVHGDEFTLNHNIIKEIVLYRRRNLKGSIVVSGKRYFNQGADFLVKFLKGPGRKAKTFEPNEFPSGKLGEDQKKKYSHCQAHN, from the exons ATGCGCCGTGATCTGAAgccgagggttttctgcattccTCACTTTCTATTGATTATGGATCCTGGTAACAGTTCTAGTGCGGGTCCTTCTTCAGATTCTCCTCCTAGTTATCACGAGGAGAAAGAAATTGTGTGGGAAACAAAGCATGATCTTTTTGGGAAGGAAGATGATTCTGAAGATGATAAGAAGAAAAGCACTAAAGATGGTAAGAAGAAGAAGGCTGGTGACAGGGGTGTTCCTGAGggtatggttattttcaatgcTCATAGGGTTCGCAAAAATTTCCCTACTGACGCTATGGGGATCCCAGTGATCAACCCAAATATTGTTTACTATGTAATGATAGACGGCTATTACAGAAAGGGCAGAGGAGGAGGTTTTGGGGCAGTTTTGCGGTGTGAATCTGGTCTGCCCATTGCTGCTCTAGCTGGGGTTTCTGAAACACCGGTTTCAGGACTCTATCACGTCTTCCAGGGGATGCTAGCTGGTTTTAAACTCGCCCACAAGAAAAAG GACACTATGGGGGTGCATGGTGATGAATTTACTCTGAACCACAACATCATCAAAGAAATTGTACTTTACAGACGCCGTAATTTAAAAGGCTCTATTGTAGTATCTGGGAAAAGGTATTTTAACCAAGGGGCAGATTTCCTGGTAAAATTTCTGAAGGGACCGGGGCGCAAGGCAAAAACATTTGAACCCAATGAATTCCCGTCGGGAAAATTAggggaagaccaaaaaaaaaaatattctcattgtcaggcccacaattaa
- the LOC113272382 gene encoding uncharacterized protein LOC113272382: MVQKNQQTTYDAIKELQTQMRTMAGRLNHLETQNSGELPSKPLNPKDSVNVVTLRSGTRTVQPEDAEKNKDPKGPILETEITDPSQTKEVPKTNFKPPVSTYVPPFPFPRRKIHVNITLIDAIKQVPKYARILKDLCTNKQRLIGNEVMKVGENASAILQKKLPLKCKDPGSFDIHVVIGNTQFNKAMLDLGASVNVMPVFIYESLNLGPLKETGITLQLADCSNVYPRGIIEDVLVQVNQLIFPADFCVLEMTDGSTDTSLPLLLGRPFMSTSRTKIDVHDGSLTMEFDGEQMCNMNGVDALKTVLTTPIDDGLECGDDPKLELKPLPDHLKYLYLGDKEELPVIVSKELTELQEQRLLRVLREYKTTIGWTIDDIK; encoded by the exons ATGGTGCAGAAAAATCAGCAAACGACTTATGATgcaatcaaggagttgcagacacaaatgagaACCATGGCAGGTAGATTGAACCATTTGGAGACGCAGAATAGTGGGGAACTCCCTTCTAAACCTCTTAACCCAAAAGATTCTGTCAACGTTGTgacattgagaagtggtacacgaaCTGTGCAACCAGAAGATGCTGAGAAAAATAAAGACCCTAAGGGGCCGATTTTGGAGACAGAGATTACTGACCCTTCCCAAACCAAAGAGGTACCTAAAACAAACTTTAAACCTCCTGTTTCCACTTACGttcctccttttccttttcctcgCAG gaagattcatgtgaacattaCACTGATAGATGCGATTAAACAAGTCCCTAAGTATGCGAGAATTCTTAAGGACTTGTGCACCAATAAGCAACGGTTGATCGGTAATGAGGTAATGAAAGTGGGGGAAAATGCTTCAGCTATCTTGCAAAAGAAACTCCCACTTAAATGTAAAGACCCCGGTAGTTTTGATATTCATGTTGTTATTGGTAACACACAGTTTAATAAGGCTATGCTTGATTTAGGAGCATCCGTAAATGTTATGCCTGTATTTATATATGAATCTCTTAATTTAGGTCCTTTAAAAGAAACCGGAATTACTTTACAATTGGCTGACTGTTCTAACGTGTACCCTAGAGGTATTATTGAGGATGTGCTTGTGCAGGTAAACCAGCTAATTTTTCCAGCGGATTTCTGTGTGTTGGAGATGACAGATGGATCAACTGACACATCTCTACCTTTACTTCTTGGACGACCATTTATGAGCACATCTAGAACTAAAATTGATGTGCATGATGGTTCGTTgactatggaatttgatggagaa CAAATGTGCAATATGAATGGGGTGGATGCGCTTAAAACCGTGTTGACTACACCCATTGATGATGGTTTGGAGTGTGGTGAC GATCCAAAGCTAGAACTGAAACCTCTTCCAGATCACCTAAAATACTTGTATTTAGGTGATAAAGAGGAGTTACCAGTAATAGTTTCTAAGGAACTAACTGAATTGCAGGAACAAAGACTTCTTCGAGTGTTGAGGGAGTACAAAACaaccataggatggacaattgatgATATCAAGTGA